The genomic stretch AAGAAACTCTTGAAATTATAGCTAATTTTGCAAAAGATAAAGAAATATTTGTTATAAGTGATGAAGTTTATGAACTTTTAATATATGAAGGAAATCATATATCAATAGCTACTATTGAAGATATGAAAGAAAGAACTATAATAGTAAATGCTTTTTCTAAAACATGGGCTATGACGGGTTGGAGAATTGGATATTGTTTAGGACCTAAAAAATTGATGAAACAAATAGCAAAAATTCAATCTCATAGCACATCAAATGTTAATACTCCAACACAATATGCAGCTATAAAAGCTTTTGATGTTGATGTTTATTATATGTTTAAAAAATTTAAAGATAGAAGAGATTATGTTGCATCAAGATTAGAAAAAATGAATTTAAAATTTTTAAAACCTAAAGGAGCATTTTATTATTTTATAAATATATCTGAATTTGGAATAGAAGATTCAGAATTTTCTAAAAAATTATTAGATGAAGCAATGCTTGCGGTAGTTCCAGGTTCTGGATTTTATAAAAAAGGATATATAAGGATATCTTTTGCTACATCTGATGAAAATTTAGAAAAAGCTTTAGATAGACTTGAAAAATTTGTTAAAAATTTGAGAGAGAAAAAATGAAAACTTTAGATTTACTTGTTGCAGAAATTGGCAGTACAACTACAGTTGTTACTGCCTTTGATAAAATAGAATCAGATGAACCGGAAATATTGGGCCAAGCGGAACATTATACTACTGTTCTACAAGGAGATGTAACTTTAGGTATAAAAAAAGCAATATCTATACTTGAAAAAAAGATAAAAAATAAAATAAGATGGAAAAAGTTTTTGGCGAGTTCTTCTGCTGCTGGTGGACTTAAGATAACAGTTCATGGACTTGTTTATGATATGACTGTTAAAGCTGCAAAAGAAGCTGCTTTAGGAGCAGGAGGAGTTATAAAATATATAACTGCTGGTAAGATAAGAAATATGAATTTAAAAAAAATAATGGAAATATCACCAAAATTAATAGTTTTAGCCGGTGGTGTTGATTATGGAGAAGAAAATACAGTACTTTATAATGCTGCATTACTTGCAGACTCAGAAATAAATGTCCCAATTGTGTATGCTGGAAATTGTTCCGTATCAGAAGAAATTAAAAGAATTTTAGAAAAAAAAGGAAAAGAAGTAATATTAACTGAAAATGTTTATCCTAAAGTCGATCAATTAAATGTAAAACCTGCAAGGAAAATTATTCAAGAATCATTTTCAAAAAATATAATATATGCACCGGGAATGGAAAAAGTTTATGATATAGTTGATGATGAAATCATTCCAACTCCTGGATCTGTAATGCTTACAACTGAATTATTATCAGATATTTATAAAGATGTACTTGTTGTTGATATTGGTGGAGCTACTACAGATATTGACTCTGTTACAGAAGGAGATCCTTTAATACAAAAAATTATGTTATCTCCAGAACCTATTTCAAAAAGAACAGTTGAAGGTGATTTAGGCTTATATGTTAATGCTCATAATGTTATAGATTTGATAGGTGAAAATGAATTAAGAAAAGAATTTGAAGATTATGATGATTTAATAAAAAATTTGAGTCCATACCCTCAGAATGATAGACAAGAAATGTTTGTTTCTACTTTGGCAAAATACTGTTTTGTTGAGAGTATAAAAAGACATGCCGGAAACAAAAAATATCTTTATGGTCCAAATGGAAGACAAGAAATAGCAGTTGGAAAAGATTTAACTTCCATAAAATATATTTTTGGAACCGGTGGAATTTTGAGTAGGTCAAAATATAAATATGAAATAATGAAAAAAATATTAGAAGAAGATAGAAGAAATTCTTTAATTCCTGGACAAAAAATATTTTTTGGTTATGACAAAAATTATATATTTGCAGCTATTGGTGTTTTATCCACTGTTAATAAAGAGGCAGCTATTAATTTGTTGAAAAAAAATATAGAAATAATAAAAAACAGATGATAAAAATCATCTGTTTTTTTATGGTGGGCAGAGACAGAATCGAACTGTCGACACACGGATTTTCAGTCCGTTGCTCTACCGACTGAGCTATCTGCCCACTCGTTTATAAATTTATAAAAAATGGTGGGCGCTGCAGGATTTGAACCTACGACCCTCTGCTTGTAAGGCAGATGCTCTCCCGCTGAGCTAAGCGCCCTGATGGCGCCCCCAACCAGATTTGAACTGGTGTCTTTGGCGTGAAAGGCCAATGTCCTAGGCCGCTAGACGATGGGGGCTTTTGTTGTTTTTGTTTCGCCAACCGAGATATATAATATCATAGATAATCTATCTTGTCAAGGTTTTAATGTGAACAGAATATTAAAAAATTATAATTTTTCTTTTAGTATAATATTTCTCGCTAAAATTTCATCTTTTTTCATTTGTAAAATTAAATCTTTTTCGCTGTTAAACTTTATTTCAGATCTTAGAAATTTTAAAATTTTTATTTCAATTATTTGATCATATAGATTATCATCAAAATCCATATAGAATGTTTCTACTTTAGGTTCTTTCTTTTTTTCATAATATGTAGGTCTTATACCAACTGATGTTAAACCATATACAATTTTTTCATTTAATAAAGATTTTGATATATAAACGCCATATGCAGGAAAAAGTATATCTTCTTTATATCTTATATCCATATTGGCTGTTGGAAATCCCAATCTATCCCTACCAACATGTCTATCTTCATAAATAGGTCCTTCAAGTGTCCAATGCCTATTCAACATAAAGTTAGCTTTTTCTATTAGACCTTTTTTTAAAGATTTTCTTATCAAAGTTGAACTTATTCTTTTTCCATTATTTTTTAAATCATGAAGAACTTTTATTTTCAAACCTTTTTTAACCCCTTCGGTTAAGAGGTAACTTACATCTCCAAGAGCTCCTCTACCAAATCTAAAGTCTTCACCACATACGATTTTTTTTACACCTAAATTTATTAAATCATTTAAATATTCTTCATGGGTTATTTTCCAGACATCTTCCATATCAACAATTTTTACTTTGAATCCCATTTTTTCCATTAAGGATTTTCTTTTCCAACTTGGTAATATTAAACCATCAAATCCATTCACATATTGACCTATTGGATACCTCAACATTATAGCCAAAGGAATTAGATTATCTTTTTTTGCTTCTTCGAGAGTATTGTTTAGAATATAATTATGGCCTTTATGAACTCCGTCAAATGTACCAACAGTTAAAACGTACAAAATTAGTCACCTCAATATTTTATAAATTTTTGCTATTCTATCATTTCTTTCATTATTTTTAATAAGGGTTTTAATAAACGAAGAATTCTTTTCTGCCTTAGCTATTCCAAAAAAATTATCATTTTCATCTATTAATTTAACGAAATTATCTTTTTTAAATTTTTCATAGTTTTCTACAAATTCTTTATAGATTTGTATTCCATTCTTTATTTTATCTGAATTATTTACCTTTAAAATAGGAATATTTAAAACCTCATTTATAGAAATTATTTTTTCATAAGAAATATCATTTATATCAATAGTATTTAATATATTCATATTTCCAGCTTGAGTTCTTTTCAATTCAATAGTAACAGCACCAGGACCTATTATATAACCAATTTCCATTATTAAAGATCTTATATAAGTTCCAGCAGAAACAGTAACTTCAAATTCAAATTCTTTACCTTCTTGTGAAAAATTTTCTATAGAAAAAATTTCAATTTCATGAGGTGGAAGGTTTATAATTTCACCTTTTCTCGCATATTCATATAAACGTTTACCTTTATATTTCTTTGCACAATAAGAAGGCGGTGTTTGCATTCTTTTTCCCAATAAAGACATTATTGTAGGTTCAATTTTTTTGATATCTTCGTTTGTAACTTCATTTTGTTCTACTACTTTGCCATCTTTATCAAAAGTATCCGTTATTTCACCAAGTTTTCCACGCACAAAATATTTTTTAATATCTTTATTAAGAAATTCTATAAATTTAGTTCCCTTATTTATACCAAGAATAAGAACACCGGTAGCAAAAGGATCCAATGTACCGGTGTGGCCTATTTTTTTCGTATTAAGTTTTTTTCTTGCAATACTTACTACATCGTGTGAAGTCATATTTTCAGGTTTATTTACTATTAAAAATCCATTATTCATCATTTTCATCCTTAATTTCTATATTATTTAGTAAGTTATTTATTCTTATACTTGCTTCTATTCCTTCATCTTTATGTATTCTTAATTCTGGTGCTTTATACATTCTTATATTTTTAGCTATTAAAGTTCTTAAATATCCTTTAGATTCATTTAAACCATCTAATATTTTTTCAATATTTCCATTTAAAGTTGAAACAAATATATCGGCATAAGATTTATCTTTTGCTAATTTTACTTTATTAATTGTAAATAGTTGACCTCTCAATTTATCATTTCTTAAACTCGAAATATTTGAGTTTAAAAGTTTCATTATTTGTGATTCAAGCATTTGTATTTTAAATCCTGCCATTTTATTCACCATCCATATCTACGATAATATCTTTTAAATTCATAAAATCATTAGATTTATTTATTTTTTCCTCAAGTTCTTTGAAATAATTCAAATATAATTTTGGAGTCAAACCTATATTATTCCAAGTTTTATCATCAGGAATTTCTATTCCAAAATTTCCAGAATAACCATACATTATAGTATTAACAGATAAATTTGCAATGGATACAATTCCTATCATCATTTTAGAATCACTATCTTTTGCTTCAGAAGGAGTGTCATGATAAGCTGCTGTATTTATTATTAATTCAGACAATCCCCAATTCTCAAATAGCATTTTTCCAACTATTTGATGAGAATATGTATTCAATAAATCTTCAGCTTGATGAAATTTTATTTTTTTATGCCTAGCTACTTTTAATATTATTTCAAAAATATCTGGCATAACATAAGCCATAACAATTTTTCCCATATCATGCAACATTCCAGATAAGAAAGCCTCTTCTTTGTCTGGATAATTTAGATATTTGCATAAAAGTTCTGAGGCCATTGCAGTACTCATCAAATGTTTCCAAAATTTTTCAGTATTAAAAAATTCATATTCTTTTTTAAAATAGCTATTAGCAGTAAAAACTCCTAAAGCAAGATTTCTAACAGTTTTAAAACCAAGTATGTTTATAGCCTGAGAAAGCTTTGTTATTTTTCTTGGTAATGCATAATAAGCTGAATTTGATAATTTTAAAATTTTTGCTGATAGAGTAGGAGATTGTAAAACAGCCATATTTAAATCTTTTGTACTCGATTCAGGGTCTGAAGCAACATTTATGATTCTCTGAACTATGAAGTCAGGAGTTGGTAGATCATTTATTTTTTTTGAAAGTTTATTTATAGAAGTTTCCAATTAAATCACACCTTTTGGTAAAGTAATTATAAATTTAGAACCTTTTTCAAATTCACTCTCGAGGAGTATTTTCCCATTATGAAGTTCTACCAGTTCTTTCACAATGGATAATCCTATTCCAGTGCCCTGTATTTCATAGTTTAGTGAAGAATCTGCTCTAAAGAATTTCTCGAAAATTTTCTCTTGATATTCTTCTTTTATTCCCATTCCATTATCTTCTATATAAATAATTATATTTTCTTCATTTTGTTCATAATTTATTTGAACATACTTATCTTCTTTTTTAGAATCAGAATATTTTATAGCATTCTGTATCAAATTTACCAAAATTTGTTTAATTCTTGTCCTATCAAGATTTAATATTATGTTTTCATTTGATTTCAAAATGATTTTTACATCATTAGTTTTTGAAAATTCTTCTAAAGAAGATATTACTTCATTTATTAATTCTGTAAATTCAAAAGATTCTCTTCTTAAAGTTAAAGATTTTAATTCGAGTTTAGAGAAATCTAATAGATCATTTAAAAGCTTATCTAAATGATTGGATTCTTTAAAAATAGTATTTAAAAATTCAGATAAAGTATCTTTATCTAAAATATCTAAAGAATTTATAAGAGTTTCAGAATAAGCTTTAATAGCACTCAAAGGTGTTCTTAATTCATGTGACATCATAGATAAAAATTCCATCTTCATTTTATCTATTTTTTTGAGTTTCTCTAATTCTTTTGTACCAGAAACATCTCTTACAACTATCAAAACATAAGAATTTTCTTTTATTTCAATGTTTATAATATCTATAGAATAAAAATTATTTTTTATATCAAATTCAAAATTATTATTTAATTTATTATTGAAAGCTAATTCTGTATACTCTTCTATTTTATCCATTAAAGCACTATTTTCTTTTATTTTTGAAAAATTGTTATTTTCGAATTTTATTATTTTATTTTTATCATAGACAACTATAGATTCTGTAGTAGAATTTAAAACACTATTTAAAAAGTTTTTGTTTTCTTCTATTATTAAGTTTTTGGCAACTATTTTTTCATAGAGCTTTAGATTTTCAAAAAGGTTTCCCAACAAAAAAGATACTAATTTTATTGTAGTCATAAATTGATTAGAAAAATTTTCTTCTTCAGTATATCCAACATAGATAAAATTAATTTTGTTAGTACTAACTATAGGAATTAAAATATAAGATCCAACATCATCCGGAAAAATTGAAACATCAGACTTGTTATGTGCCCACATTACAATATCTTCTAGGTCTTTTTTAAAAGGTTTTCCAAATATTTCTATTATACTCTCATTTTCTAATTCAAAAAAATATTCTTCTTCAATTTCAAGAGATCTTTTTAAAATTATAGATATTACATCATAAGCTTCTTTAACTGAATTTATTTTCGAAATTTCCATTATTACAGTTGAAATCTGAGTTAAAAAAGATAAATTAGTTTTTAGTTTTTCAGCCATTGAAACACCATCCCAAAATAATTGTCTTAATAAATTATACATTATTAAAATTAATTTTTCAAAAAAAATAATCAATAACTCTATAAAACTTAAAAAAATAATGTTAAAATGAAAATATACACAAAAGGAGATGATATATATGGAAGATCCGTTAAGTAGTTATTCTAATAAACCACCATAAAGGAGGAATATATGTGAAAATAGAAATGACAGTAGATATAAAAAAATTAATAGATTTAAAACAATTCAAAGTTCTTAAAGAATTAATTTCTGAACAATCTGTTCCTTATATAGTTGAAATTTTAGAGGAACTTGAAGCAGAAGAAAAAATAGTAGTATTCAGACTTCTTCCAAAAGATATAGCGGCAGTTGTTTTTACTGAACTCGAAATAGATGATCAGAAAAAATTATTAGCTTTGTTTAAAGAAGAGAAATTGAAAGAAATAATAATTAATATGGAACCAGATGATAGAGTTGAAATATTTGAAGAATTACCAGCAAATGTTGTTAAAAATCTTTTAAATTATCTCTCACCTCAAGAAAGAGATCAAACTTTAATCTTATTAAATTATCCTCAAGATTCTGCTGGGAGAATAATGACACCAGATTTTTTTGATTTAAAAGAAGATCTTACTGTTTCGGAAGCTTTAAAAAATATAAGGACTTATGGAAACGAAAAAGAAACTATATATACATTATTTATTATAAATCATAATAGAAAACTCGAAGGAGTTATAGAATTAAAAGATTTGATATTTGCAGATGATGATAAATTGATAAAAGATATAATGAATAAAGAATTTGTATATGTTAAAGCTTATGAAAATGAAGAAGAAGTTGCAAAAATAATGAAAGATTATGATTTATTGGCTTTACCTGTAACAGATTCTGAAAAAAGACTTATTGGTATTATAACTATTGATGATATAGTAGATATAATAGAAGATTCAGTAACCGAAGATATACAAAAAATGGCTGGTATGGGTGTTACTGATACATCATATCTTCACACCTCAACTTGGAAACTTATAAAAAGTAGAGTTATATGGCTTATAATGTTACTTTTACTTGAGAGTACAGCAGCTTTTATAATAGATGGTTATTCTCATGTTTTACAAAAAGTTACTATATTGGCAGCATTTATTCCAACAATAAATGCAATGGGAGGGAATGCTGGAAGTCAAATGTCTGCAATAATAATACGTTCAATTGCGCTTGGCGAACTTGAATTTAAAGATATGAAAAGAGTATTTTTTAAAGAACTTCTAATTGGAAGTATTATGGGTGTGATTTTATCAATAGTTATGGGATTCAGAGCTTTTGTAAATACTCAAAATCCTATGATAATACTTAGTTTATCTATATCTCTTATAATTGTTGTAATAGTTTCCAATTTACTTGGAGCAATTTTACCTTTTATAGCAAAAAAATTAAAATTAGATCCTGCATTAATATCTGGTCCTTTAATTTCAACATTAATGGATGTTATAAGTATGACAGTTTATTTTTCTGTAGCATTATCTTTATTAAAAGATTTTATTTAGAACAAGGGCTTCTTATGCCCTTGTTAGAGAAAATGTGAAAAAATTCATTAAGTGTTTACTTTAAAAAATATAATTAATTAATATATTAGTTATATAATACAAATGCAACCTTAATAAAGGGGGAGTCAATATGATTGATTTTTATGTTTGTATGGGTAGTGCTTGTTATTTGAAAGGATCTAATGAAATTGTTGAAATAATTAATAGACAAATCGAAAAACATGATTTAAAAGCCAAAGTGCATTTAAAAGGTTCTTTTTGTTTAGGTCCTTGCAATCAAGGAGTTGTTATTAAAGTTGGGGATAAATTTTTTAAAAAAATGAGTCCAGAGAATACGATTGAAAAATTCGAGAATGAAATAATTCCATATATAGAAATATTGATGAATGGAGGAGAATGAATTGAATGTAACAAAAAATGTTTGGGAACTTATAATGGACTATGATCCAAATGGACTTTTAGCTATAGATGAAAATTATGATATAAAACTTGTTAATCCTGCATTTGTAAAAATGTTTTTTCTTGAAGGACAAGATGTTATAGGTAGATCTGTTTTTGATTTTTTTGATGATTATCAAGATTTTTATGAAGTTAATAATGGGAAAAAAAATTTAGTTAGAAGAATAAAAGAATATCCAAATTACGGTATTACTGTTTCTGAAGTAACTTTTAAAATAGAAGATGAAAAAATGGTTGTTAAAATTTTTCATGATATAACAGATCAAGAAAGAAAGGAAAAAGAATTGAGAACTTTAAAATTACAGATAATGGATGAAGTTCAAAAAATCGTTGATAAACAGATGAAAACAGGTCAAGAAATTGCTTCTATTCTTGGAGAAACAACAGCAGAGACTAAAGCCTCTCTTGTAAAATTGTTGACTATTTTGAAAAAAGAAAGTTAAATATGAGAGGTAGGTGTATTTAAATGATATCGGCGGTTATATACAAAAAAAATCTTAATAAATTTGGTGAAGAGGTATGTGGAGATAATTTTCAATTGGGAAAAACTGAAGATTCTAAAATAGCAGTTATGTCTGATGGACTTGGAAGTGGTATAAAAGCAAGTATATTATCTATTTTAACAACTGAAATAATAAGTACTATGTTTAAAAAAGGTGTAGATGTTGAAGAAGTTGTTCATACTATAGCAAATACTTTACCAGTATGCAAAGTAAGAGGAATAGCTTATTCTACATTTACAATTGTTCAAATTTTTAGGAATGGAATGGTCAAATTAGTAAATTATGATAATCCAAAACCAATAATATTAAAAAAAGGTCAACTTTATTGGCCAACTTATCAGGAAAAAATAATTAATGATAAAAAAATTAAAATATCTACATTTACTCTTGATCCAGAAGATTTTATATTTGTTATGTCTGATGGTGTTGTTCATGCAGGTCTTGGAAATTTAATGGATTTTGGTTGGGGAATAGAAAATATAGCTGGATATTTAAAAAGGATGTATAGAAGAACAAGAGATATAAAATACATGGTTGATAATTTAATAGCTGTTACAGAGAGTTATTATGGTTTTGAAGCGGGAGATGATGCAACACTTGTTGGTCTTAAGATTACAGAAAAACCAAGAGCAATAATATTTACAGGACCACCATTAGATCCGAAAAAAGATAGTTATTATGTTGAGAAATTTACTAAATTTGATGGTAAAAAAATAATATCTGGTGGAACTACAAGTAATATAGTATCAAGAATAACTGGAAATGAAATGGAAATAGATCTTACAAGTACTTCCAGCAAAGAACTTCCTCCTTATGGTCATATGGAAAATGTTGATTTAGTAACTGAAGGAGTTTTAACATTAAAAGCTTTAAATAAATTGCTTTCAGAATGTAAAAATAATATGTATGAAATAGATTTTGATAAAAAAAATATAAATGCGGCAGATAATATGTTTTTAATACTTAGAGACTGTGACGAAATAAAAATAATGGTTGGAAGAAAAGTCAATGCATTTTATCATAATCCAGCTTTACCTTTTGATATGTCCATAAGATCTAATTTAGTTAGGGATATAGTTAAAAATTTACAGAGAGTGGGTAAAGATGTTGAAATAGAATATTGTTGAGGAGGAAAAAGTATGGTGATAAGTATATGTGTTGGAACAACATGTCATTTATTGGGATCATCATCTTTAGTTGAAGCTATAAATGAGCTTCCAGAAAAGTATTTAAATAATGTTAGTATAAAGTATTCTACATGTTTTGATGTTTGTCATGGGCAAATGAAACCCCCTATAGCTAAGATAGATGACAAACTTTATGATGATTTATCTCCGGATAAAATCAAAAAAATTATTATTGCCATGGTTGGTGATAATTAGAATGAGATCTTTTATATTTAATGAAGTTATGAAATTGAGAAGACAAACCCTTATAAAAATGGCAGAAATGTATGAAAATAATCAATTAGAAGATGAAATCGATAAATTACCAAAAATAATGCTTCCAGGCCCTGAAGGTAAGTATAGAGGTTCTGTGTATCATGAAAGAGAAGTTTTAAAAAATAGGATAAAAAATTATTTAGGATTGGATTATGATAAAACAAAAGACAAAGAACTTTATGAATTAACTCCTTTTTTAGATGAAATATTATCTGGAAAAAGTGATTTAAAATCAGAAAAATTTGTTCAAGTTATAAAAGAAGCATGTGATTCTTGCCCTTCTGGAAGATATTATGTAACTGATTTATGTAGGAATTGTGTGGCACACTCATGTATGAATGCATGTCCTAAAAATGCTATATCTTTTGAAAATGGAAGAGCTGTTATAGATACTGAAAAGTGTATAGGTTGTGGACTATGTTCTAAATCATGTTCTTATTTTGCAATAGTAAAATTAGAAAGACCTTGTGAAAGAGCTTGTTCAGTAAATGCTGTAATAAAAGATGAAGATAATTCCGCAAAAATAAATGAAGAAAAATGTGTTAATTGTGGAAATTGTTATATTTCTTGTCCTTTTGGAGCTGTAGAAACTCCATCTTATCTCATGAATGTTCTTTACAGTTTAAAAAATTTTAAAAATAATATAGCTATTTTTGCACCTGCCATTGTTTCGCAGTTTGGTCCAAAAGTAAGCATAGGTCAAATAAAAGATGCATTAAAAAAAGCAGGTTTTGATAATGCATATGAAGTTGCTATAGGTGCTGATATTGTAGCTCAAGAAGAAGCAGAACTGTTAGATAATACTGAAGAATTAGTAACAACATCTTGTTGTCCTGCATTTGTTGAATATATAAAAAAACATCAACATAAATATATAAAAAATATTTCACCTGCACCATCACCTATGATTGCTTTGGCAAAAAAAGTTAAAGAAGAAAATAAAGATTCAAATATTATATTTATAGGACCATGTATAGCAAAAAAATCAGAAGCTTACAACAGTAATTATATTGATTATGTCATCACATTTGAAGAATTAGGTGCTTTATTAATAGCTAAAAATATTGAACCAACAGACTTTGAAAATGAAGACATAGAAGGTAGTTATGATGCTTGGAACTTTGCTGCTTCTGGTGGAGTTACAAAAGCTGTAGAGAATAGGATGAAAAAAGAAAATATAACAACTTTAAAAATGAATGGGCTTGAAGAAGGAAAACAAATTTTTAAAGATTTAGAAAAAGAAAACATAAACCTTCTTGAAGGAATGGCTTGCTTTGGAGGATGTATATCAGGACCAGGTGTTTTAATAAATCCAAGAGTTGCAAATAACGGATTAAAAAAAATCAAAACTTTAGATAAAATATAAAAAAAGGGTAGAATAATTAATTATTCTACCCTTTAATATTATTTTTTATATAAACAGATGACTTTTTTATCTACTTTTAAAATATCATCACTTACTTTATTAAAAGTTATAAGATCTCCAGAGAAAAAAACTAAAGAATTTTTACCGAGTATTAAACTACCATTACCATTTTGTATGAAATAACTTCCAACCATACTTGAATCTATTAAATATTCACCAGGTTCTAATTCTCCTGATTTCCATTCAGCCACTTTTAAACTTCTTAATCTTTCTTCTTTTGGAAAGTTAACCAATTCAAAATATTCTCCAGATATAACATTTTCTTTTTGATCTTTTGTAAACATTTCTACGGGGTTTTCGATTACTTCCTTCATACCCCCAAGTGTCTCACTCAATAATTCATAATATTTTTCGATTTCTTCTTTAGAAAAATTATTATTTAAAAATATATCTAATTCATCGAAATCTGCATCAGGTTTTTTTTCAAAAAAATCTTCAACAGCTTTAACAACATTTTCCATTATATGCCTCCAATTATAATTGCATTCTCATTATTTCTTTATAAGAATCTATTATTTTTGTCGTTACTTCTGTAGTCAATCTCAAAGATAGAGAAGCCTTTTCAGCAGCTATAATGACTTGATGTACATCATTAATTTTTCCAGTTGCATAATCATTTGTAGCTTTATCAGAAATATTTTGTAAACTGTTTACATCATTTATAGCATCATTAAGCATTTTTGAAAAGTTTAAATTTTTATTATTTTTATTTAAATCAGTATTTTTAATACTTTCTAAACCGATTTTATTTATTCTGTTTATCAAATCGATTCACCTCCCATATTATTTTCCAATATTTAAGGCCGAATTATACATTGTTTTAGCTGTATTTACAGCAGTTGCATTGAATTCATAAGCCCTTTGTGCAGATATCATATCTATCATTTCACGCAATGCATTTACATTTGGATATCTAACATAGCCATTTTCATCTGCATCAGGATTATCAGGTTCATATTCAAGACGAAATGGAGCTTGATCTTCATTTATTGAGCTTACTTTAACTCCACCAAAACTTTCTGAATTACTCATAGAACCATTTAAAACTTCTTCAAAAGAAACAGATTTTCGTCTATAAGGTCCTCCATTATCAGTTCTTGTTGTATTTGCATTGGATAGATTTTGAGAAATAATATTCAATCTAAATCTTTCTGCAGACATTCCACTTCCAGAAATATTCATGCTTTTAAACAAGCCATCCATCATCTACCACTCCTAACAGCAGTATTATATCTTTGAATAGAATAAGTCATCAATCTTGATAACCCAGTGTATTTCATAGAATTTTGAATCATCAATGAAAACTCTTTATCTTCATCAACATTATTACCGTCATTTTCAAATGATTTTGAATCATCAACT from Oceanotoga teriensis encodes the following:
- the fliE gene encoding flagellar hook-basal body complex protein FliE, with the protein product MINRINKIGLESIKNTDLNKNNKNLNFSKMLNDAINDVNSLQNISDKATNDYATGKINDVHQVIIAAEKASLSLRLTTEVTTKIIDSYKEIMRMQL
- the flgC gene encoding flagellar basal body rod protein FlgC — encoded protein: MDGLFKSMNISGSGMSAERFRLNIISQNLSNANTTRTDNGGPYRRKSVSFEEVLNGSMSNSESFGGVKVSSINEDQAPFRLEYEPDNPDADENGYVRYPNVNALREMIDMISAQRAYEFNATAVNTAKTMYNSALNIGK